A single window of Methylobacterium nodulans ORS 2060 DNA harbors:
- a CDS encoding molybdopterin-dependent oxidoreductase, giving the protein MILTVNGLSQSAQPRPGQCLRTLLRDLGWFGVKKGCDAGDCGACTVHLDGEPVHSCLVPALRAEGRAVTTIEGLAGPCRPGDPVPARLHPLQEDFLAAQGFQCGFCTPGMVMTAAVLDQGQKRDLGTALKGNLCRCTGYRAIADAIAGAGAIAGVASAEAEPEADPCGRSLPAPAGPALVSGRARYTFDLALKGTLHLKVLRSPHAHAEIRRIDRSAALRVPGVVAVFTHEDVPGARFSTGRHQDPRDDAPDTLMLDRVVRFVGQRVAAVVAESEGAAEAGMRALIVDYAIRPALLDPERAFDPDAPLVHDGRDRPGEDAPPLHAHPNLAAEVHGAIGDVEAGFAEADLVVEGTYRSQRIQHAHLETHGAIGWLDEAGRLVLRTSSQVPFLTRDALCALLGLDRERVRVVCGRVGGGFGGKQEMLTEDLVALAVLRTGRPVKWEFTRTEQFVGATTRHPMRVRVKLGARRDGTLTAIALDVLSETGAYANHAGGVLHHGCNEVISVYRCPNKRVDGYAVYTHTVPAGAFRGYGLSQTIFAVESAMDDLARGLRLDPYEMRSRNAVRPGDPLVSTSLEPHDVEYGSYGLDQCLALAEAAMRSPGGEDPPGPGWRIGEGMAMAMIDTIPPRGHFAEARLTLDGEGAYALAVGTAEFGNGTTTIHGQIAASVLGTVPARIAILQSDTDAVGHDTGAYGSTGTVVAGQAVLRAAEALAAAIREAAAARTGTAAAACRLVGGAVETPAGRVSLGDLAPLAATGRADGTPRSVAFNVQAFRVAVHPTSGEVRILRSVHAADAGRVLNPMQCRGQIEGGVAQALGAALYEAVRLDEAGRVVTQTFRSYHIPAFADLPRTEVLFADTHDRIGPLGAKSMSESPYNPVAAALGNAIRAATGARLTQTPFAPDRIYRAVMAATQETPDGHDA; this is encoded by the coding sequence ATGATCCTCACGGTCAACGGGCTGAGCCAGAGCGCGCAGCCCCGCCCCGGCCAGTGCCTGCGCACGCTCCTGCGCGACCTCGGCTGGTTCGGGGTGAAGAAGGGCTGCGACGCGGGCGATTGCGGCGCCTGCACGGTCCATCTCGACGGCGAGCCGGTCCATAGCTGCCTCGTGCCGGCGCTGCGGGCCGAGGGGCGCGCCGTGACCACGATCGAGGGGCTCGCCGGCCCCTGCCGGCCCGGCGATCCGGTGCCGGCGCGGCTGCATCCGCTTCAGGAGGATTTTCTGGCCGCGCAGGGCTTCCAGTGCGGCTTCTGCACGCCCGGCATGGTGATGACCGCCGCCGTCCTCGACCAGGGGCAGAAGCGCGACCTCGGCACGGCGCTCAAGGGCAATCTCTGCCGCTGCACCGGCTATCGGGCGATCGCGGATGCGATCGCGGGCGCGGGTGCGATCGCGGGCGTGGCGTCGGCCGAGGCGGAGCCGGAGGCAGACCCCTGCGGGCGCAGCCTCCCGGCCCCGGCCGGTCCGGCTTTGGTCAGCGGGCGGGCGCGCTACACCTTCGACCTCGCGCTCAAGGGCACCCTGCATCTGAAGGTGCTGCGCTCGCCCCATGCCCATGCGGAGATCCGGCGCATCGACCGCAGCGCCGCGCTCCGGGTGCCGGGCGTCGTCGCGGTCTTCACCCACGAGGACGTGCCGGGAGCGCGCTTCTCGACCGGGCGGCACCAGGATCCGCGCGACGACGCACCCGACACCCTGATGCTCGATCGCGTGGTGCGCTTCGTCGGCCAGCGCGTGGCGGCCGTGGTCGCCGAGAGCGAGGGGGCCGCCGAGGCCGGGATGCGGGCCCTCATCGTCGATTACGCGATCCGCCCGGCCCTGCTCGATCCCGAACGGGCCTTCGATCCCGACGCGCCCCTCGTCCATGACGGGCGCGACCGGCCGGGCGAGGATGCGCCCCCGCTCCATGCCCACCCGAACCTCGCGGCCGAGGTGCATGGGGCGATCGGCGATGTCGAGGCCGGCTTCGCCGAGGCCGACCTCGTGGTCGAGGGTACCTACCGCTCGCAGCGCATCCAGCACGCCCATCTCGAAACCCACGGCGCCATCGGCTGGCTCGACGAGGCGGGCCGGCTCGTCCTGCGCACCAGCTCGCAGGTGCCGTTCCTGACGCGCGATGCGCTCTGCGCCCTCCTCGGCCTCGACCGCGAGCGCGTCCGGGTGGTCTGCGGCCGGGTCGGCGGCGGCTTTGGCGGCAAGCAGGAGATGCTGACCGAGGACCTCGTCGCGCTCGCGGTGCTGCGCACCGGCCGGCCGGTGAAATGGGAATTCACCCGCACCGAGCAGTTCGTCGGCGCGACCACCCGCCATCCGATGCGGGTGCGGGTGAAGCTCGGCGCGCGCCGCGACGGCACGCTCACGGCGATCGCACTCGACGTGCTCTCCGAGACGGGCGCCTATGCCAATCACGCGGGCGGCGTGCTGCATCACGGCTGCAACGAGGTCATCAGCGTCTATCGCTGCCCGAACAAGCGGGTGGACGGCTATGCCGTCTACACCCATACGGTGCCGGCGGGGGCCTTCCGGGGCTACGGCCTCAGCCAGACGATCTTCGCGGTCGAATCCGCCATGGACGATCTCGCCCGGGGACTGAGGCTCGACCCTTACGAGATGCGCAGCCGCAATGCCGTGCGGCCGGGCGATCCGCTCGTCTCCACGAGCCTCGAACCGCACGACGTGGAGTACGGCTCCTACGGGCTCGATCAGTGCCTCGCCCTGGCTGAGGCCGCCATGCGCTCCCCCGGCGGCGAGGATCCGCCGGGCCCGGGCTGGCGCATCGGCGAGGGCATGGCGATGGCGATGATCGACACGATCCCGCCCCGCGGCCATTTCGCCGAGGCGCGGCTGACGCTCGACGGCGAGGGGGCCTATGCGCTCGCCGTCGGCACCGCCGAGTTCGGCAACGGCACCACCACAATCCACGGCCAGATCGCCGCCTCGGTGCTCGGCACGGTGCCGGCCCGGATCGCGATCCTCCAATCCGACACCGATGCGGTCGGCCACGACACGGGGGCCTATGGCAGCACCGGCACGGTGGTGGCCGGGCAGGCGGTGCTGCGCGCGGCGGAAGCACTCGCGGCCGCGATCCGTGAAGCGGCCGCCGCGCGCACCGGGACCGCGGCGGCGGCCTGCCGGCTCGTCGGCGGGGCGGTCGAGACGCCCGCGGGCCGTGTCTCCCTCGGCGACCTCGCGCCGCTCGCGGCGACGGGCCGCGCGGACGGCACGCCACGCTCGGTCGCCTTCAACGTCCAGGCCTTCCGGGTGGCGGTGCATCCGACGAGCGGCGAGGTGCGCATCCTGCGCAGCGTCCATGCGGCGGATGCGGGGCGGGTGCTCAACCCGATGCAGTGCCGCGGGCAGATCGAGGGCGGGGTGGCGCAGGCGCTGGGCGCGGCGCTCTACGAGGCGGTGCGTCTCGACGAAGCCGGCCGGGTCGTCACGCAGACCTTCCGCAGCTACCACATCCCGGCCTTCGCCGACCTGCCCCGCACCGAGGTGCTGTTCGCCGACACGCATGACCGAATCGGCCCGCTCGGCGCCAAGTCGATGAGCGAGAGCCCCTACAACCCGGTGGCGGCGGCGCTCGGCAACGCGATCCGCGCCGCGACCGGCGCGCGGCTCACGCAGACACCCTTCGCGCCGGACCGGATCTACCGCGCCGTGATGGCGGCGACGCAGGAGACCCCCGATGGACATGACGCGTGA
- a CDS encoding FAD binding domain-containing protein yields the protein MDLNTITALLTPRSREDLAAWREGDAWLAGGTWLFSEPQPGIARLQDLSRLGWTPLEIDDEGLRIAATCTLAQLDRIECPSAWMAAPLIGQCCRALLGSFKIWTMATVGGNLCMALPAGPMIALTAALDGTCLIWRPDGSERLLSVVDFVRGPQETALQPGDILRRIDLPAASLRRRTAFRRISLSPNGRSGALLVGTRDPGGAFALTVTASIRRPLQLAFPTLPDEAALQARIAAAIPDALYYDDIHGAPDWRRHVTHLLAEEIRRDLDGDPRP from the coding sequence ATGGACCTCAACACGATCACGGCCCTCCTGACGCCGCGCAGCCGGGAGGATCTGGCCGCTTGGCGGGAGGGGGATGCGTGGCTTGCCGGCGGCACCTGGCTGTTCTCCGAGCCGCAGCCCGGGATCGCCCGGCTCCAGGACCTCTCGCGGCTCGGCTGGACGCCCCTCGAGATCGACGACGAGGGATTGCGGATCGCCGCCACCTGCACCCTCGCGCAGCTCGACCGGATCGAGTGCCCCTCCGCCTGGATGGCCGCTCCGCTGATCGGCCAGTGCTGCCGGGCGCTCCTCGGCTCGTTCAAGATCTGGACCATGGCGACGGTCGGCGGGAATCTCTGCATGGCGCTGCCGGCCGGACCGATGATCGCGCTCACTGCGGCCCTCGACGGCACCTGCCTGATCTGGCGGCCGGACGGGAGCGAGCGGCTTCTGTCCGTGGTCGATTTCGTGCGGGGGCCGCAGGAGACCGCGCTCCAGCCGGGCGACATCCTGCGCCGCATCGATCTGCCGGCCGCCTCCCTCCGGCGGCGAACGGCCTTCCGGCGCATCTCGCTCAGCCCCAACGGCCGCTCGGGTGCGCTTCTCGTCGGCACGCGCGACCCGGGCGGAGCCTTCGCGCTCACCGTGACGGCGTCGATCCGCCGGCCGCTGCAACTCGCCTTCCCGACGCTGCCGGACGAAGCCGCCCTGCAGGCGAGGATCGCCGCGGCGATTCCGGACGCTCTCTACTACGACGACATCCACGGCGCGCCCGACTGGCGCCGCCACGTGACCCACCTCCTCGCCGAGGAGATCCGGCGCGACCTCGACGGAGATCCGCGCCCATGA
- a CDS encoding MucR family transcriptional regulator has translation MASELTLMTADIIALYLINNACSTQELPELIRSVHSALEDIERTSKPVEVQEAPPVPIETTVTPDYIISLEDGKPYKTLGRHLHTRGLTPEQYRRKWGLPPDYPMIAPTYAAERAALAKRGGFGRKAAADVQPAPNEAE, from the coding sequence ATGGCGTCCGAGCTCACCCTGATGACAGCCGACATCATCGCTTTGTATCTGATAAACAATGCGTGCTCGACGCAAGAACTGCCGGAGTTGATCCGATCGGTCCATTCCGCCCTGGAGGACATCGAGCGGACGTCGAAGCCAGTCGAGGTGCAGGAAGCGCCGCCGGTTCCGATCGAGACGACTGTGACGCCAGACTACATCATCAGCCTCGAGGACGGAAAACCCTATAAGACGCTCGGGCGTCACCTTCACACGCGTGGCCTCACCCCCGAGCAGTATCGCCGGAAATGGGGCCTTCCGCCGGATTACCCGATGATCGCGCCGACCTACGCGGCCGAGCGGGCGGCCCTGGCCAAGCGCGGCGGCTTCGGTCGCAAGGCGGCGGCCGATGTGCAGCCGGCCCCGAACGAGGCGGAGTGA
- a CDS encoding methyltransferase domain-containing protein, producing the protein MTGFSPEWLALREPADHAARDPALMAALGRALAARTEPIRVLDLGCGTGSNLRALAGHLPDRQHWCLIDHDRALLAAARAALADWAEHSTTDGDDLVLRRAGRVLRVSCHARDLASGLGAVLDPAMPADLVTAAALFDLVSERWIDAAVRAVAAAGAAFYTALTYDGAERWTPPHPADAAVQTAFLTHQIRDKGFGPAAGPQATEVLERAFARSGYRTLRGPSPWRLREGPLLDRLAAGKAAAVQETGLVAPEQVIAWREARTGPDRAAVIGHADLLALPAR; encoded by the coding sequence GTGACGGGTTTCAGCCCCGAATGGCTCGCCCTGCGCGAGCCGGCCGACCATGCCGCCCGCGATCCCGCTCTCATGGCCGCGCTCGGTCGCGCCCTGGCGGCGCGAACCGAGCCGATCCGCGTCCTCGACCTCGGCTGCGGCACGGGCTCGAACCTGCGGGCGCTCGCCGGGCATCTGCCGGACCGCCAGCATTGGTGCCTGATCGACCACGACCGGGCGCTGCTCGCGGCGGCGCGCGCCGCCCTTGCGGACTGGGCGGAGCACAGCACGACGGATGGGGACGACCTCGTCCTGCGGCGGGCGGGGCGGGTGCTGCGGGTGTCCTGCCACGCCCGCGACCTCGCCTCCGGCCTCGGCGCCGTGCTCGATCCGGCCATGCCGGCCGATCTCGTCACGGCGGCGGCCCTGTTCGACCTCGTGTCGGAACGCTGGATCGACGCGGCGGTACGGGCCGTGGCGGCGGCCGGCGCGGCCTTCTACACCGCCCTCACCTACGATGGCGCCGAGCGCTGGACCCCGCCGCATCCGGCCGATGCCGCGGTCCAGACCGCCTTCCTGACGCATCAGATTCGCGACAAGGGGTTCGGACCGGCCGCAGGCCCGCAGGCGACGGAGGTGCTGGAGCGGGCCTTCGCCCGGTCGGGCTACCGGACCCTGCGGGGGCCAAGTCCCTGGCGCCTTCGCGAGGGCCCCCTCCTCGACCGGTTGGCTGCGGGCAAAGCCGCGGCGGTGCAGGAGACGGGCCTCGTTGCGCCGGAGCAGGTCATCGCCTGGCGGGAGGCCCGCACCGGCCCGGATCGCGCGGCGGTGATCGGCCATGCCGACCTCCTCGCCCTCCCGGCGCGCTGA
- a CDS encoding glycosyltransferase family 4 protein gives MIDAVFAVPGDLDAPTGGYAYARRLLAEWPACGLSAVPLPLPGSFPDPSAADLARTKAAFARLPAGAALLVDGLAYGALPEPVIRAAGDRPLVALVHHPLCLETGLSPARAEALRASERAALALAHRVVATSRFTGALLMRDFGVPPDRITVAEPGTMPAGRTPFRQGGPVSLLAVGTVTPRKAHHLLAEALDGLRDLDWHLTIAGALDRAPACAAALRQTVTEQGLGDRIRLAGAVSGEVLDRLYAEADLLVSASLFEGYGMALAEALARGLPVVATSGGAAAETVPVAAGLTVPPGDIASLRAALRRLIADPDARRAAAEASWAAGQLLPRWADTAAAVAACLRGARP, from the coding sequence GTGATCGACGCCGTCTTCGCGGTTCCGGGCGATCTCGACGCGCCGACCGGCGGCTACGCCTATGCGCGCCGCCTGCTCGCGGAATGGCCGGCCTGCGGCCTGAGCGCCGTGCCCCTGCCCCTGCCCGGCTCCTTTCCAGACCCATCCGCCGCGGATCTGGCGCGGACGAAAGCCGCTTTCGCTCGCCTGCCCGCCGGCGCCGCCCTGCTGGTGGATGGCCTCGCCTACGGTGCCCTGCCCGAGCCGGTGATCCGGGCGGCGGGCGACCGGCCGCTCGTCGCCCTGGTGCATCACCCGCTCTGCCTGGAGACCGGCCTGTCCCCTGCCCGCGCCGAGGCGCTCCGGGCGAGTGAGCGCGCCGCCCTGGCGCTGGCGCATCGCGTCGTCGCGACGAGCCGCTTCACCGGCGCGTTGCTGATGCGCGACTTCGGGGTGCCGCCGGATCGGATCACCGTGGCGGAGCCCGGCACAATGCCGGCCGGACGAACGCCCTTCAGGCAGGGGGGTCCCGTCTCCCTGCTGGCGGTCGGCACGGTGACGCCACGCAAGGCCCATCACCTGCTCGCGGAGGCGCTCGACGGATTGCGCGACCTCGACTGGCACCTGACCATCGCGGGCGCCCTCGACCGGGCCCCCGCCTGCGCCGCGGCCCTGCGGCAGACCGTGACCGAGCAGGGGCTCGGCGATCGCATCCGGCTCGCCGGGGCGGTGTCGGGCGAGGTTCTCGACCGCCTCTATGCCGAGGCGGACCTGCTGGTCTCGGCGTCGCTCTTCGAGGGCTACGGCATGGCGCTCGCGGAAGCCCTGGCCCGGGGCCTCCCCGTCGTGGCGACGAGTGGCGGGGCCGCGGCCGAGACCGTGCCGGTGGCCGCCGGCCTCACGGTGCCGCCCGGCGACATCGCTTCCTTACGCGCGGCGCTGCGCCGCCTGATCGCCGATCCCGACGCGCGGCGCGCCGCCGCGGAGGCGTCCTGGGCCGCCGGCCAGCTCCTGCCGCGCTGGGCCGACACGGCAGCGGCGGTGGCGGCCTGCCTGCGGGGCGCGCGCCCGTGA